One part of the Coffea eugenioides isolate CCC68of chromosome 10, Ceug_1.0, whole genome shotgun sequence genome encodes these proteins:
- the LOC113749170 gene encoding pre-mRNA-splicing factor ATP-dependent RNA helicase DHX16-like, whose protein sequence is MPSEDAKTVKKERVKDEDEETLDSLKKKKPNNATQKEAKARTKRVKKEEADEDFEQSPPKKSSNKSSDKVQKRRKKEDETKKKEAKETEQTAKKREKKVYDLPGQRREPPEERDPLRIFYETLYKQVPNSEMAAIWMMESGLLQKEAAKKIFEKKQKKAPQQKVKSPVKAVGTVKSKVDSVTIKRKTSSAVSTQKKRT, encoded by the exons ATGCCATCCGAGGATGCAAAAACAGTGAAGAAGGAGAGGGTTAAAGACGAAGATGAAGAGACTTTGGATTCCCTTAAGAAGAAAAAGCCCAACAATGCCACCCAAAAAGAAGCCAAAGCCAGAACTAAGAGAGTGAAGAAAGAAGAAGCAGATGAAGATTTTGAGCAGAGCCCTCCGAAGAAAAGCTCAAACAAGTCCTCTGATAAG GTGcagaaaaggaggaagaaagagGACGAGACAAAGAAGAAGGAGGCTAAAGAAACTGAGCAAACAGctaagaaaagagaaaagaaagtttATGATTTGCCTGGTCAGAGGAGAGAACCTCCGGAGgag AGAGACCCATTAAGGATTTTCTACGAGACTTTATATAAGCAAGTACCAAACAGTGAAATGGCAGCAATCTG GATGATGGAATCTGGTCTGCTTCAAAAGGAGGCGGCGAAGAAGATTTTTgagaagaaacagaaaaaggCTCCGCAACAAAAAGTCAAGTCACCTGTGAAAGCTGTTGGTACCGTCAAGAGCAAAGTTGATTCTGTTACCATCAAGAGGAAAACATCATCTGCAGTTTCAACCCAGAAAAAGAGGACA
- the LOC113749172 gene encoding uncharacterized protein LOC113749172 translates to MRSTRSRSGRVPSTGAGQTSGAQQDRISEEHGSQRTQPNNEEAIAKMAEFVTDNPNIFEELGRYLKRQGKEKAESSKRRPTKSPEVPSGEDSEDGRLSRSTSRRVSSKATSKIASISRAFSRGLLGKRAEDPPRRPGGLASDYMRAPPFTDDINGEMVPPNFKLPNLHTYDGRGDPEDHLRAFISAFRLYCVPDAVICRAFPIFLHGTARKWFWSLEPGSISSLDELIDRFIHRFVSSRPITKTSAYLLNLQQGQGESLRSYAQRFNEENVQIPDQNEQVTIAAFTNGLVAGIFNTEIHRQYPRTLRELWERVDQGIRSEDVNRMKREAQASRTGQDPRRRKDTGRGEPGPSGTSNQPRDRRSVFDRIVKGRLSTSDAELTPLNSSRTHVLAVMRQNHLGRNPPEIPGRRDKRNSNLYCAYHRDVGHETEDCNDLKREIENLIRQGYLKQFVRKDGGFNRSVSHRENRGPRRDDRRDTNMHCRGPENRREDKQPPRDGSPGYGPNIAGVINTIAGGPTGGDSQNSRKRTYRQAEMEVAEPSSRLSEVITYGPADPVPAASSNHEALVIEVLTNNYVVKKVYVDPGSSVDVLYYRTFESLKLTKEQLTPVRTPLVGFGGHVVHPEGMLTLVVTIGRHPRCRTVPVSFAVVKADSPYNMLIGRPTLNALRAVYSTYHLSFKFPTSAGVAEVSSDVGAARECYLATIQAAVTPRPSPRSEEKRPAVLSIDCIDPRKAEEPNRLEPGDEVELVVVDEAKPDQVVQVGAGLPSPLKEEMISLIKDHRDVFAWSADEVVGVPPELMTHQLNVDPQARPVRQKRRHFGPERSQAISDEVDKLLPAKMIHEVQYPTWLSNPVMVKKDTGGWRMCVDFTDLNKACPKDCYPLPRIDALVDAAMGYEILCFLDAFKGYHQIGMSEEDQEKTAFYTERGTYCYTTMPFGLKNAGATYQRLINRLFQNQIGRNVEAYVDDILVKSLATSSFLSDVREVFGVLRDSRMKLNPKKCVFGVTSGKFLGYLVSHRGIEANPDKVKAIQDMSPPRNIREVQRLNGRLAALNRFLSQSAEKALPFFKVLKNADQFAWTEECQAAFDQLKQYLHHLPTLASPRPEEKLYLYLSAADEAVSAVLIRDEGTQVPVYYVSRALRGPETRYTQVEKLVLGLVHAARRLKPYFLAHPISVRTDQPIRQILVRPEASGRLTKWAVELGEYDLSYEPRTAIKAQALADFLAELTFTEGPESTSALPEVSTSSLWTLYVDGSSNGDGCGAGLLLEGPQGEVCSYALRFDFPATNNEAEYEALIAGLQLARKLGAQQIHVRSDSQLVVRQVIGEYEAKDETMQRYLSKVHQLTAYFKSFEIQRIPRSQNKRADALSRLASTSFSDLSKTVLVEVLSEPGYVEEVACPVHSEETWMTPFILFLGQGVLPEDRAEARKIQRKAARYALRDGELYKRSYLGPWLRCVTPEAGREVPHEIHEGLCGAHIGHRMLAKKAMLLGYFWPSLRQDSQDLVLGCPSCQVHAPEHHQPSNFMVPITSPWPFEQWGTDIIGPFPKAVGGYTFLVTAVDYFTKWVEAEPLRTISGLAIQKFFWKCIICRFGIPRVIISDNGRQFAENPFKTWCENLGIKQHFTSVGHPQANGQAENFNRTLLHGLRTRLHRVGSSWVEELPSVLWSYRTTPRSATRETPFSLTYGAEAVIPAEILTPSPRLAAYAAEVNDEERQLDLDLVEERRNLASARIASYKNTLAHYYNARVRHRRFQPGDLVLRKNSVSRAEPQGKLCPKWEGPYRVVESDAKGYCKLSYRDGSLVPRSWHAENLRLYYA, encoded by the coding sequence ATGAGATCCACGCGCTCCAGAAGCGGAAGAGTTCCCTCAACTGGGGCTGGGCAGACATCCGGAGCCCAGCAAGATCGTATCTCTGAGGAACATGGGTCCCAAAGGACCCAGCCCAACAATGAGGAGGCCATCGCCAAGATGGCCGAGTTTGTCACGGACAACCCCAACATCTTTGAGGAACTAGGAAGGTACCTCAAGAggcagggaaaagaaaaagccgaGTCTTCCAAGAGGAGACCAACGAAGTCCCCTGAAGTGCCCTCAGGCGAGGACTCCGAAGATGGGCGTCTATCTCGGAGCACCTCCAGGCGAGTCTCATCCAAGGCAACCTCCAAGATTGCCTCCATCTCCCGAGCATTTTCTCGGGGACTACTGGGAAAACGAGCCGAGGACCCACCTCGGCGTCCCGGAGGCCTAGCTTCTGACTACATGAGGGCTCCGCCCTTCACTGATGACATCAATGGGGAGATGGTGCCCCCAAACTTTaagcttccaaatttgcacACCTACGACGGCCGAGGTGACCCCGAGGATCACCTTCGCGCCTTCATCTCCGCATTCCGACTCTACTGCGTCCCCGACGCCGTGATCTGTCGGGCTTTCCCCATCTTCCTGCACGGGACCGCCCGGAAGTGGTTCTGGAGTTTAGAACCGGGGAGCATTTCCTCCCTGGATGAGCTGATAGACCGGTTCATCCACCGCTTTGTGTCGTCTCGACCAATAACAAAGACTTCAGCTTACCTCTTGAACCTGCAACAGGGTCAGGGCGAGTCACTTCGCTCGTACGCCCAAAGGTTCAACGAGGAGAATGTACAGATACCTGACCAGAACGAGCAAGTAACTATTGCTGCCTTCACCAACGGGTTAGTAGCAGGGATCTTTAACACCGAAATCCATCGGCAGTACCCCCGTACACTCCGGGAGCTCTGGGAAAGAGTGGACCAGGGAATCCGAAGCGAAGATGTAAATCGCATGAAGCGAGAAGCCCAAGCATCTCGTACGGGGCAAGATCCCCGGAGGAGGAAAGACACTGGCCGAGGTGAACCAGGCCCAAGTGGCACTTCAAACCAACCCCGAGACCGCCGAAGTGTCTTCGACCGGATCGTGAAAGGCAGATTGTCCACCTCGGACGCCGAGCTGACGCCCCTCAATTCGAGCCGGACCCACGTCCTGGCTGTGATGAGGCAGAATCACCTCGGCCGCAACCCTCCCGAAATTCCGGGGAGGAGAGATAAGAGGAACTCGAACCTCTACTGTGCCTACCACCGTGATGTAGGGCACGAGACTGAAGACTGCAACGACCTAAAGCGGGAAATCGAAAATTTGATCCGGCAAGGATACCTGAAGCAATTCGTCCGCAAGGATGGAGGCTTCAACCGAAGCGTCTCCCACCGGGAGAACCGAGGCCCTCGCCGCGACGACCGACGGGACACGAACATGCATTGCCGAGGTCCCGAAAACCGTAGGGAGGACAAGCAGCCCCCACGCGATGGCTCACCGGGCTACGGCCCCAACATCGCCGGGGTGATCAACACCATCGCGGGAGGACCAACGGGAGGAGACAGCCAGAACTCCCGGAAGCGGACCTACCGCCAGGCCGAGATGGAGGTGGCCGAGCCGAGCTCTCGGCTGTCCGAGGTCATCACCTACGGTCCCGCTGACCCCGTTCCTGCGGCCTCCAGCAATCATGAagctcttgtgattgaagtccTCACCAACAACTACGTAGTCAAAAAGGTCTACGTAGACCCCGGAAGCTCGGTAGACGTCTTGTACTACCGGACTTTcgaaagtttgaaactgaccaAGGAGCAACTCACTCCTGTCAGGACTCCCCTCGTGGGATTCGGGGGACACGTCGTCCACCCGGAAGGCATGTTGACCCTGGTGGTAACAATCGGGCGTCATCCACGCTGCCGAACTGTGCCTGTCAGTTTTGCGGTGGTCAAAGCAGACTCCCCCTACAATATGCTGATAGGCCGGCCCACGCTCAATGCCTTGAGAGCCGTATACTCCACCTACCACCTGAGCTTTAAATTTCCAACCTCTGCGGGGGTGGCCGAGGTAAGCAGCGATGTGGGCGCCGCCCGGGAATGCTACCTCGCCACCATTCAAGCAGCAGTCACCCCCCGGCCCTCACCGAGGTCAGAAGAAAAGAGGCCAGCGGTCCTCTCCATAGACTGCATCGACCCTCGGAAGGCAGAAGAGCCCAACAGGCTGGAGCCCGGGGATGAGGTGGAACTGGTGGTAGTGGATGAAGCGAAACCTGACCAAGTGGTCCAAGTAGGGGCTGGACTACCCTCACccctgaaagaagaaatgatctCCCTGATCAAAGACCACCGAGACGTCTTCGCGTGGTCCGCGGATGAAGTGGTCGGAGTGCCACCCGAGCTCATGACTCACCAACTCAACGTTGACCCGCAGGCCCGACCTGTGCGACAGAAACGAAGGCACTTCGGCCCCGAACGTAGCCAAGCCATATCGGATGAGGTCGACAAGCTCTTGCCGGCCAAGATGATCCACGAGGTCCAATATCCCACCTGGCTGTCCAATCCAGTCATGGTAAAAAAGGACACCGGGGGATGGAGAATGTGTGTCGACTTCACCGACCTCAACAAGgcctgccccaaagattgctatcCTCTGCCAAGGATAGACGCCCTCGTCGACGCGGCGATGGGGTATGAAATCCTCTGCTTCCTAGATGCCTTCAAAGGGTATCATCAAATAGGAATGAGTGAGGAGGACCAAGAGAAAACGGCGTTCTACACCGAACGAGGTACTTATTGTTACACTACCATGCCCTTCGGGCTAAAGAACGCCGGGGCGACCTACCAAAGGCTGATCAACCGACTCTTCCAGAATCAGATCGGCCGCAATGTGGAGGCCTATGTGGATGACATCCTCGTTAAAAGCCTCGCCACTTCATCCTTTCTGTCAGACGTGAGGGAAGTCTTTGGTGTCCTGCGAGACTCGAGGATGAAGCTGAATCCCAAGAAGTGCGTCTTCGGCGTCACCTCGGGAAAATTCTTGGGGTATCTGGTTTCCCACCGGGGAATCGAGGCCAACCCCGACAAAGTGAAAGCCATTCAGGACATGTCCCCACCTCGGAACATCCGAGAAGTCCAACGGCTGAATGGACGCCTGGCCGCGCTGAATCGCTTCCTGTCCCAATCAGCCGAGAAAGCTCTGCCTTTCTTTAAGGTGCTGAAGAATGCTGACCAGTTCGCCTGGACTGAGGAGTGTCAGGCTGCTTTCGACCAGCTGAAGCAGTACTTGCATCACCTACCAACACTCGCTTCACCTCGGCCCGAGGAGAagctctacctctacctctccGCAGCCGACGAGGCTGTCAGCGCTGTGCTCATCCGAGATGAGGGCACCCAAGTGCCGGTCTACTACGTCAGCCGAGCCCTCCGCGGGCCGGAGACCCGATACACGCAAGTGGAAAAACTTGTGCTGGGGCTCGTCCACGCAGCTCGGCGGTTGAAACCCTACTTCTTAGCCCATCCCATCTCGGTCAGGACCGACCAGCCCATTCGGCAAATATTGGTGCGACCCGAAGCTTCTGGTCGCCTCACCAAGTGGGCTGTCGAATTGGGAGAATATGACTTGTCCTACGAGCCACGCACCGCCATAAAAGCTCAAGCTTTAGCTGACTTCCTTGCTGAGCTCACCTTCACGGAAGGTCCAGAGTCCACCTCAGCCTTACCCGAGGTGTCCACCTCATCCCTGTGGACATTGTATGTCGATGGATCCTCTAATGGAGACGGCTGCGGAGCCGGACTGCTCCTGGAAGGACCTCAGGGGGAGGTTTGCTCTTACGCCCTCCGCTTTGACTTCCCGGCCACCAACAATGAAGCCGAGTACGAGGCTCTAATCGCTGGACTCCAGCTAGCCCGCAAGCTCGGCGCCCAGCAAATCCACGTCCGCAGTGACTCCCAGCTCGTGGTACGCCAAGTTATTGGTGAGTACGAGGCCAAGGATGAGACCATGCAACGGTACCTctccaaagttcaccaactcACCGCGTACTTCAAGTCATTCGAAATCCAAAGGATCCCTCGGTCCCAGAATAAGCGAGCCGACGCCTTATCCCGGCTGGCTTCCACTTCATTCTCTGACCTCAGCAAAACCGTCTTGGTGGAGGTCCTGAGTGAACCAGGGTACGTGGAAGAGGTGGCCTGCCCCGTGCACTCTGAAGAAACTTGGATGACCCCGTTCATCCTTTTCTTGGGTCAAGGAGTCCTTCCCGAAGACCGAGCTGAAGCAAGGAAGATACAACGCAAAGCCGCTCGGTATGCACTCCGCGATGGAGAACTATATAAGCGCTCCTACCTCGGCCCATGGTTGAGGTGTGTCACCCCCGAGGCAGGACGCGAGGTCCCCCACGAGATCCACGAGGGCCTATGTGGGGCTCACATCGGCCACAGGATGCTAGCTAAGAAAGCTATGCTCCTGGGATATTTCTGGCCATCACTTCGGCAAGACTCCCAGGACCTCGTTCTCGGCTGCCCTTCCTGCCAAGTCCACGCACCCGAGCACCACCAGCCTTCAAACTTCATGGTCCCCATCACTTCACCCTGGCCGTTTGAGCAATGGGGGACAGACATCATAGGTCCCTTCCCCAAAGCCGTCGGGGGTTATACATTCTTAGTAACCGCTGTGGAttacttcaccaagtgggtCGAGGCCGAGCCACTTCGGACCATCTCAGGGCTGgccattcaaaaattcttttggaagTGCATTATCTGCCGCTTCGGCATACCTCGGGTCATCATCTCGGACAATGGGAGACAGTTTGCCGAGAACCCGTTCAAGACTTGGTGCGAGAACCTCGGCATCAAACAACACTTCACTTCGGTAGGCCACCCCCAGGCCAATGGTCAAGCAGAAAACTTCAACCGGACTCTTCTACATGGTCTCAGGACCCGACTACACCGAGTTGGGTCATCTTGGGTGGAGGAACTCCCCAGTGTCCTGTGGTCGTATCGGACCACGCCGAGGTCAGCGACGCGAGAGACCCCATTCTCCCTGACCTACGGCGCCGAGGCGGTCATCCCGGCTGAGATCCTTACCCCCAGCCCTCGGCTGGCAGCCTATGCCGCCGAGGTGAACGACGAAGAGAGGCAGCTGGACCTCGACCTCGTCGAAGAACGAAGGAATCTCGCCTCAGCCCGGATAGCTTCTTACAAGAACACACTGGCACACTACTACAATGCCCGCGTGAGACATCGTAGATTCCAACCTGGAGACTTGGTTCTTAGAAAAAACTCAGTCAGCCGAGCTGAACCGCAAGGGAAATTATGCCCGAAATGGGAAGGCCCTTACCGAGTTGTGGAATCTGACGCTAAGGGGTATTGTAAACTGAGTTACCGAGATGGCTCATTAGTGCCGAGGTCTTGGCACGCCGAGAACCTCAGATTGTATTACGCCTGA